The Tepidisphaeraceae bacterium genome includes a region encoding these proteins:
- a CDS encoding NAD-dependent epimerase/dehydratase family protein gives MKKKHTSRSRGALAAPARHAGPAIGMLEWFRLGEHDRVDRVLSDLKTLGVSELRIGVSWADWHTPEGEAWYAWLFPQLARQVNVLPCFLYTPPSWGVAPKTSAPPRDTRCYADFIDLMIKRFGRHFEYVELWNEPNNLRAWDVALDPYWLKFSEMVGAAAYWAKQCGKKTVLGGMSPIDAGWLRLMGERNLLRYIDAVGVHAFPGSSEAKWEGWRPVIDPVRTVLDQFQPEAQVWITETGYSTWRHDERRQLTAFVDTIDAPVDRVYWYAAHDLDPMLPTVDGFHADEREYHYGLKRTDGGEKLLYRLWAEGGTDAVRDAYWIGRSAHVMGQDKPVLITGGCGFIGTNVAHRIMSSGQSVLLYDNLSRPGVEKNLRWLRQEHGDLMRIEAADVQDAHALRMAVARASKVFHFAAQVAVTTSLVNAIHDFEVNARGTLNLLEAIRAQDEPPPLVFTSTNKVYGGLPDVRLRLTNNRYEPVDAAVRDYGIGESRPLDFHSPYGCSKGTADQYVVDYARTFGLPAVVFRMSCMYGPHQFGNEDQGWVAHFLIKALKGEPITIYGDGKQVRDILFIDDLVDAFLLAQAHMNDERVRGHAFNIGGTPANTISLFDLLDMIEDVQGTRPDVRFGSWRPGDQRYYVSDARKLTRDTGWRPTVSAAEGVARLNDWLAANVAKPRRRAMSLVKPGQSAWSSIEAKQAADTVAPLTRPAKEDVK, from the coding sequence ACGACCGCGTCGACCGCGTGCTGAGCGACCTGAAGACGCTCGGCGTGAGCGAGTTGCGCATCGGGGTCTCCTGGGCCGACTGGCACACGCCCGAGGGCGAAGCGTGGTACGCGTGGCTGTTTCCACAGTTGGCCCGGCAGGTGAACGTGCTGCCATGCTTCCTGTACACGCCGCCCAGTTGGGGCGTGGCGCCCAAGACGAGCGCTCCGCCGCGTGATACGCGATGCTACGCCGACTTCATCGACCTGATGATTAAGCGGTTTGGACGGCACTTCGAGTACGTCGAGCTCTGGAACGAACCGAACAACCTGCGCGCGTGGGACGTCGCGCTCGACCCCTATTGGCTGAAGTTCAGCGAGATGGTCGGCGCGGCCGCCTATTGGGCCAAGCAGTGCGGCAAGAAGACCGTGCTTGGCGGTATGAGCCCCATCGATGCGGGTTGGCTCCGCCTGATGGGCGAGCGCAACCTGTTGCGCTATATCGACGCGGTCGGTGTGCACGCCTTCCCAGGTTCCAGCGAGGCCAAGTGGGAAGGGTGGCGGCCGGTCATCGACCCGGTTCGCACCGTGCTCGATCAATTTCAACCCGAGGCGCAAGTCTGGATCACCGAAACCGGCTACAGCACGTGGCGGCACGATGAGCGCCGCCAGTTGACGGCGTTTGTGGATACGATCGACGCGCCGGTCGACCGGGTCTACTGGTATGCCGCCCATGACCTGGATCCGATGCTGCCGACGGTGGATGGCTTCCACGCCGACGAACGCGAATATCACTACGGCCTGAAGCGCACCGATGGCGGCGAGAAGCTGCTTTACCGCCTGTGGGCCGAAGGCGGCACCGATGCGGTGCGCGATGCGTACTGGATCGGGCGCAGCGCGCACGTGATGGGCCAGGACAAGCCGGTGCTCATCACCGGGGGTTGCGGCTTCATCGGCACGAACGTCGCGCACCGCATAATGTCGAGCGGGCAAAGCGTGCTGCTGTACGACAACCTTTCTCGCCCCGGGGTCGAGAAGAACCTGCGATGGCTGCGCCAGGAGCACGGCGACTTGATGCGCATCGAGGCGGCCGACGTGCAGGACGCCCACGCGCTGCGCATGGCCGTGGCCCGCGCGAGCAAGGTGTTCCACTTCGCCGCCCAGGTTGCGGTGACGACGAGCCTCGTGAATGCGATCCACGACTTCGAGGTCAATGCCCGCGGCACGCTGAATCTGCTGGAGGCAATTCGCGCACAGGACGAGCCACCGCCGCTCGTGTTCACCAGCACCAACAAGGTCTACGGCGGTTTGCCCGACGTGCGTCTGCGATTGACGAATAACCGCTACGAACCCGTCGACGCCGCCGTGCGAGACTACGGCATTGGCGAATCGCGGCCACTGGACTTCCACAGCCCTTACGGTTGCTCGAAGGGCACCGCCGACCAATATGTGGTCGACTACGCCCGCACGTTTGGCCTGCCGGCGGTCGTGTTCCGCATGAGCTGCATGTACGGCCCGCACCAGTTTGGCAACGAGGACCAGGGCTGGGTGGCTCACTTCCTGATCAAGGCATTGAAGGGCGAGCCCATCACCATCTACGGCGACGGCAAGCAGGTGCGCGACATCCTGTTCATCGACGACCTCGTCGACGCCTTCCTGCTCGCTCAGGCACACATGAATGACGAACGCGTCCGCGGCCACGCATTCAACATTGGTGGCACGCCCGCGAACACGATCAGCCTGTTCGATCTGCTGGACATGATCGAAGACGTGCAGGGCACGCGGCCCGACGTGCGCTTCGGGTCGTGGCGGCCAGGCGACCAGCGCTACTACGTGTCTGACGCGCGCAAGCTGACCCGCGACACGGGCTGGCGACCAACCGTTTCAGCGGCCGAGGGCGTGGCACGCCTGAACGATTGGCTGGCGGCCAACGTTGCCAAGCCGCGCCGCCGGGCGATGTCGCTGGTGAAGCCGGGCCAGAGCGCCTGGAGCAGTATTGAAGCCAAGCAAGCTGCGGACACCGTCGCGCCGCTAACCCGGCCCGCCAAGGAGGACGTGAAATGA
- a CDS encoding zinc-binding dehydrogenase, producing MTAAAVDLQPSTVPVRRSTMRAAVLVAPEVFEMRNDVTVPTPAAGEVRVRIEGCGVCASNIPPFEGREWFQYPMAPGQLGHEAWGRIDAVGEGVSSLQVGDRVAMLSNNAYAEYDVAPQDKLVRLPASLDGLPFPAEPLGCAMNIFERANVRAGQTIAIIGIGFLGAMLTQLAAQAGARVIAISRRPFSLDVARQAGAHEVIPMDDHWQIINRVAELTAGSGGYEVKGFCDVVIEAVGKQWPLDLAAELCAVRGRLVVAGYHQDGPRQINMQLWNWRGLDVINAHERDTAVYVQGMKAAAAAVAAGRLDPSSLYTHTFPLERLGDALRMTRERPDGFLKALIEM from the coding sequence ATGACCGCCGCCGCTGTTGACCTGCAACCGTCAACCGTTCCCGTTAGGCGTTCCACCATGCGCGCGGCGGTGCTCGTTGCGCCCGAGGTGTTCGAGATGCGCAACGATGTCACCGTGCCCACGCCCGCCGCGGGCGAGGTGCGGGTGCGGATCGAAGGGTGCGGCGTGTGTGCGTCGAATATCCCGCCGTTCGAAGGTCGCGAATGGTTCCAATACCCCATGGCACCTGGCCAACTCGGCCATGAGGCATGGGGACGAATTGATGCGGTTGGTGAGGGTGTAAGTAGCCTTCAGGTGGGCGATCGCGTCGCGATGTTATCGAACAATGCATACGCCGAGTACGACGTGGCGCCGCAAGATAAGCTAGTTCGATTACCGGCGTCGCTAGACGGCCTACCGTTTCCGGCCGAGCCGTTGGGCTGTGCGATGAACATCTTTGAACGGGCCAATGTCCGCGCCGGCCAGACCATCGCCATCATCGGCATTGGCTTCCTCGGGGCGATGCTCACACAACTGGCGGCGCAAGCAGGTGCGCGTGTCATCGCCATTTCACGGCGGCCGTTCTCGCTGGACGTTGCGCGGCAGGCGGGCGCGCACGAGGTAATCCCAATGGACGACCATTGGCAGATCATTAACCGCGTCGCTGAACTGACCGCTGGCAGTGGCGGGTACGAGGTGAAGGGCTTCTGCGACGTGGTGATTGAAGCCGTCGGCAAACAGTGGCCGTTGGACTTGGCGGCCGAGCTTTGCGCGGTGCGCGGCCGGTTGGTCGTCGCGGGGTATCACCAGGACGGCCCACGGCAGATCAACATGCAGCTGTGGAACTGGCGTGGCCTGGACGTCATCAACGCCCACGAGCGAGATACCGCCGTCTACGTCCAAGGCATGAAAGCAGCCGCGGCGGCAGTCGCAGCAGGGCGGCTGGACCCATCGTCTCTGTACACGCACACGTTCCCGCTGGAACGCCTCGGCGACGCGCTTCGGATGACCCGCGAGCGGCCGGACGGCTTCCTGAAGGCACTGATCGAGATGTGA
- a CDS encoding glycosyltransferase family 4 protein, with amino-acid sequence MKVLMTTDTVGGVWTYALDLIRALRPHGVEVALATMGAAVSSDQRAQLQRLENATLFESTFALEWMPDPWNDVREAGRWLLELEQTLQPDVIHLNGYAHGALPFEAPIVVVAHSCVLSWWQAVKGEAAPPEWDTYRRAVQEGLRGADAVVAPTAAMLECVHQHYGVLGNEHVIFNGRESAAYAVRTKSSFILSAGRFWDEAKNITALDSVAPHLTWPIYVAGDVGGQHGANGRWTTNVRSLGRLDAGALAKRMSRAAIYAMPARYEPFGLSILEAAMSGCALVIGDIPSLREVWGDAAVYVPPTDTAQLTDAIRELCVNEGRRATFAARATERAQRYTLSQVGDRYKGLYRQLTDSASFKESDSNAPGAQEGIACVS; translated from the coding sequence ATGAAGGTCCTGATGACGACAGACACGGTCGGCGGCGTATGGACGTACGCGCTCGACCTCATTCGCGCTCTACGGCCGCACGGCGTGGAAGTGGCACTGGCCACCATGGGCGCCGCCGTCTCGTCGGATCAGCGGGCTCAGCTGCAACGGTTGGAGAATGCCACATTGTTCGAAAGCACCTTTGCCCTTGAATGGATGCCCGATCCGTGGAACGACGTGCGCGAAGCTGGCCGCTGGCTGCTGGAGTTGGAGCAGACGCTTCAGCCAGATGTGATTCACTTGAACGGGTATGCGCACGGTGCGCTGCCGTTCGAGGCGCCGATCGTGGTAGTGGCGCACTCGTGTGTGTTGTCGTGGTGGCAGGCCGTGAAGGGCGAGGCCGCGCCACCGGAGTGGGACACTTACCGCCGGGCAGTACAGGAAGGCCTGCGCGGTGCCGATGCAGTTGTCGCACCGACGGCGGCGATGCTGGAATGCGTGCATCAACACTACGGCGTATTGGGCAACGAGCATGTCATTTTCAACGGGCGCGAGTCCGCTGCGTACGCTGTGAGAACGAAATCTTCCTTCATCCTGTCGGCCGGGCGGTTCTGGGACGAGGCGAAGAACATCACCGCGCTCGACTCCGTCGCACCGCATCTTACCTGGCCCATTTATGTCGCTGGCGACGTGGGCGGGCAACATGGTGCCAACGGTCGATGGACGACGAACGTGCGCTCGCTCGGCAGGCTCGATGCGGGTGCATTGGCGAAGCGGATGTCTCGCGCGGCGATCTACGCGATGCCGGCTCGGTACGAACCGTTTGGTTTGTCGATCTTGGAAGCCGCCATGTCTGGGTGTGCTCTGGTCATCGGCGACATCCCCAGCCTGCGCGAGGTGTGGGGCGACGCCGCGGTGTACGTGCCGCCGACCGATACGGCACAACTGACCGACGCGATTCGCGAGTTGTGCGTCAACGAAGGCCGGCGGGCCACCTTCGCGGCCAGAGCCACCGAACGCGCGCAACGGTACACGCTATCACAGGTCGGCGATCGTTACAAAGGTCTCTACCGGCAACTAACGGACTCCGCGAGCTTCAAGGAGAGCGATTCGAACGCGCCAGGGGCGCAAGAAGGGATTGCATGCGTTTCGTGA
- a CDS encoding glycosyltransferase, with translation MRFVMFYHSLLSDWNHGNAHFLRGVVSELLLRGHRVDVYEPGDAWSLQNLTAEHGQEPIAAFRSAYPGLTSLPYDASTLDLNAVLDGADVVLVHEWSDHDLVRRVGQHRAQGGSYQLLFHDTHHRAITEEASMSRYDLTHFDGVLAFGNVLRDLYLNRGWTRRAWTWHEAADTRLFRPIADRPCDGDLVWVGNWGDDERTAELQEFLLDPVKQLKLKARIHGVRYPDHAKSALADAGVEYAGWLANFRAPDVFARFRVTVHVMRRPYTLALPGIPTIRVFEALACGIPLVCSPWNDAENLFTAGQDYLVARNGEEMRRHLRTLISDRDYARQLAAHGHRTVLSRHTCAHRVDELLNIVAELRVERRPAGGHLSTSAPANKSAALEHAQ, from the coding sequence ATGCGTTTCGTGATGTTCTATCACTCGCTGTTGTCGGATTGGAATCACGGCAATGCCCACTTCCTGCGCGGTGTCGTCTCCGAGCTTCTACTGCGCGGGCACCGGGTCGATGTGTACGAACCCGGCGACGCCTGGAGCCTGCAGAACCTGACAGCGGAGCACGGGCAGGAACCGATCGCTGCATTTCGCTCCGCTTATCCGGGGTTGACCAGCCTCCCCTACGACGCGTCCACGCTCGATCTGAATGCGGTGCTGGACGGTGCCGATGTCGTCTTGGTCCACGAATGGAGCGACCACGATCTGGTTCGCCGGGTTGGGCAGCACCGGGCACAAGGCGGCAGCTATCAGTTGCTGTTCCACGATACGCACCACCGCGCGATTACCGAAGAAGCGTCGATGTCGCGCTACGACCTCACCCATTTCGACGGCGTACTGGCCTTCGGCAACGTGCTGCGCGACCTCTACCTGAACCGCGGTTGGACCCGGCGCGCCTGGACCTGGCACGAGGCCGCCGACACGCGCCTCTTCCGCCCGATCGCCGACCGGCCCTGCGATGGCGACCTGGTGTGGGTAGGCAATTGGGGCGATGACGAACGCACGGCCGAGTTGCAGGAGTTCCTGCTGGACCCCGTGAAGCAGCTGAAGCTGAAGGCGCGCATCCACGGTGTGCGCTATCCTGATCACGCCAAGTCCGCACTGGCCGACGCCGGTGTGGAGTATGCGGGCTGGCTTGCCAACTTCCGCGCCCCCGACGTCTTTGCGCGCTTCCGCGTCACGGTTCACGTGATGCGTCGCCCGTACACGTTGGCGCTGCCCGGCATCCCGACGATTCGCGTCTTCGAAGCGCTGGCGTGCGGCATTCCGCTCGTCTGTTCGCCTTGGAACGATGCCGAGAACCTCTTCACCGCAGGGCAGGATTACCTGGTGGCCCGCAATGGCGAGGAGATGAGGCGCCACCTGCGGACACTGATCAGCGACCGCGATTATGCACGTCAACTGGCTGCGCATGGGCATCGCACGGTCCTATCACGACACACGTGTGCGCATCGCGTCGATGAGTTGCTCAACATCGTCGCGGAGCTGCGTGTAGAGCGGCGGCCTGCCGGGGGGCACTTGTCGACGTCGGCACCCGCCAACAAGTCCGCCGCATTGGAGCACGCGCAGTGA
- a CDS encoding glycosyltransferase, with amino-acid sequence MNSRLNIAFFGSSLVSAYWNGAATYYRGIVRALHGRGHKVTFYESDAYDRQKHRDIADPEWAKVVVYSHESTGDVRRCLDVAAEADLIIKASGNGVFDDLLEAAVADLKRPSNVVCFWDVDAPATLERVQTNPADPFRSLVPRYDLVLTYGGGDPVVQAYEALGARKCIPIYNALDPHTHHPVQPEPKFAADLGFLGNRLPDREARVEEFFLNTAAQLPAMQFMIGGNGWHDKSMPANVRDVGHVYTRDHNAFNCSPRAVLNVNRDSMARYGFSPATRVFEAAGAGACLITDAFVGVEQFFEPDEEILVARDGDEVAEHARSLSAERARTIGQAALRRVLSEHTYDHRIGLLEQVLDGVGSSRPGQAATLASVSA; translated from the coding sequence ATGAACTCACGCCTGAACATCGCATTCTTCGGCTCAAGCCTCGTCAGCGCGTATTGGAACGGTGCCGCCACGTACTACCGTGGCATCGTGCGAGCGCTGCACGGCCGCGGACACAAGGTCACGTTCTACGAGAGCGACGCGTACGATCGCCAGAAACATCGAGACATTGCGGACCCCGAATGGGCGAAGGTCGTCGTCTACTCGCATGAAAGCACGGGAGACGTACGGCGATGTTTGGACGTCGCGGCCGAGGCGGATCTGATCATCAAGGCGAGCGGCAACGGCGTGTTTGATGATCTGCTGGAAGCGGCCGTGGCTGATCTGAAGCGACCGTCGAACGTTGTCTGCTTCTGGGATGTCGACGCTCCCGCGACGCTCGAGCGCGTTCAGACGAACCCGGCCGACCCGTTCCGCTCGCTCGTGCCGCGGTACGACCTCGTACTTACCTACGGGGGCGGTGACCCGGTGGTGCAGGCGTACGAGGCACTGGGGGCGCGAAAGTGCATCCCGATCTACAACGCGCTCGACCCCCATACGCATCACCCAGTCCAGCCAGAACCGAAGTTCGCTGCCGACCTTGGCTTTTTGGGCAACCGATTGCCCGACCGCGAGGCGAGGGTTGAGGAGTTCTTCCTCAATACCGCCGCACAGTTGCCGGCCATGCAGTTCATGATTGGTGGCAATGGCTGGCACGACAAATCGATGCCGGCGAACGTGCGCGACGTCGGCCACGTTTACACGCGCGATCACAATGCGTTCAACTGTTCGCCGCGCGCCGTGCTGAACGTCAATCGCGACAGCATGGCTCGGTACGGATTCTCACCCGCCACCCGCGTGTTCGAGGCGGCCGGCGCTGGCGCGTGCCTTATCACCGATGCATTCGTAGGCGTCGAACAGTTCTTCGAGCCTGACGAAGAAATCCTCGTCGCTCGCGATGGCGACGAAGTGGCGGAACACGCGCGTTCGTTGTCGGCCGAGCGGGCGAGAACGATCGGCCAGGCGGCGCTGCGGCGGGTGTTGTCGGAACACACTTACGATCACCGCATCGGTCTGCTTGAGCAAGTGCTCGATGGGGTTGGCAGCAGCCGACCGGGACAGGCAGCCACTCTCGCATCGGTGTCAGCATGA
- a CDS encoding glycosyltransferase, which yields MTTLNFTQNPEQAVAAGTRAPTDAESLRIVIIGLTITSSWGNGHATTYRGLVRELVRRGHDVVFLEHDKPWYASNRDLPNPPYGQTCLYDSIDTLKDQFESDVRNADLVIVGSYVPEGVTVGEWVTRTARGTTAFYDIDTPVTLAKLARGDLEYLSPELIRKYRMYLSFTGGPTLTRLEQQFGSPRALPLYCSVDPALYHPEERPRRWDLGYLGTYSTDRQPPLDRLLLQPAREWEQGRFVVAGPQYPQDVDWTNVDRIEHLPPAEHRAFYNEQAFTLNITRADMIAAGYSPSVRLFEAAACGVPIISDVWDGIETLFTPDEEILLARSTADVLRYLRQTSDADRRQIGERARQKVLSAHTAAHRAAELERYALQSLGGRTPMATPVA from the coding sequence ATGACGACCTTAAACTTCACGCAAAACCCGGAACAGGCAGTTGCAGCAGGCACGCGCGCGCCAACAGATGCTGAGTCGCTGCGGATCGTCATCATCGGGTTGACGATCACCAGTTCGTGGGGCAACGGCCACGCCACCACCTACCGTGGACTGGTTCGCGAACTGGTGCGCCGCGGTCACGACGTGGTGTTTCTGGAGCACGATAAGCCGTGGTACGCCAGCAATCGCGATTTGCCCAATCCGCCTTATGGGCAGACATGTCTGTACGACAGCATTGACACACTAAAGGACCAGTTCGAATCTGACGTTCGAAATGCGGATCTCGTCATCGTTGGATCGTACGTGCCAGAGGGCGTCACCGTAGGTGAATGGGTCACTCGAACCGCCCGCGGTACGACCGCGTTCTACGATATCGATACACCGGTGACCCTGGCCAAGCTGGCTCGTGGCGATTTGGAATATCTGTCGCCGGAACTAATTCGCAAGTACCGAATGTACCTGTCATTCACCGGCGGGCCGACGCTCACGCGGCTCGAGCAGCAGTTCGGCTCACCCCGTGCGCTGCCGCTCTATTGCAGTGTCGACCCGGCGTTGTACCACCCGGAAGAACGCCCGCGGCGATGGGACCTCGGCTACCTCGGCACGTACAGCACCGACCGTCAACCACCGTTGGACCGATTGCTGTTGCAGCCGGCCAGGGAATGGGAACAAGGCCGTTTCGTGGTGGCCGGGCCGCAATATCCACAGGATGTCGATTGGACGAACGTCGATCGCATCGAGCATCTGCCCCCTGCGGAACATCGCGCGTTTTACAACGAGCAGGCCTTCACGCTGAACATCACGCGCGCCGACATGATCGCCGCCGGCTACAGCCCGAGCGTACGCCTGTTCGAAGCGGCAGCGTGCGGGGTACCGATCATCAGCGACGTGTGGGACGGCATCGAGACCCTCTTCACCCCCGATGAGGAAATCCTGCTGGCACGGTCGACGGCAGACGTGCTGCGATACCTGCGCCAGACCAGCGACGCCGACCGCCGGCAGATTGGTGAGCGCGCCCGGCAGAAGGTGCTGTCCGCCCACACCGCGGCGCATCGGGCGGCGGAACTGGAGCGCTATGCCCTGCAATCGTTAGGCGGTCGAACGCCGATGGCGACGCCGGTTGCATGA
- a CDS encoding TIGR04290 family methyltransferase, whose protein sequence is MTTTIDHDSKAAAVDPEIAALGPWFHNLHLPDGRQTCPDHWLGDFPSFKWREVAGSIPEDLNGWRCLDIGCNAGFYSFEIAKRGGSVLGIDLDDRYLTQARWAAEQFGLSGRTRFERMQVYDLARLNERFDLVLFMGVLYHLRYPMLGLDIVCQKVDRLMLFQTLTMPGTDVFEQTWDRNFPERHLMQEAGWPKMAFFEHGFAGDPTNWWAPNHAACEAMLRSAGMCIVGRPGHEFYLCEPDPARPASIATWNAAELLSATGRSQR, encoded by the coding sequence ATGACGACAACGATCGACCACGATTCCAAAGCCGCCGCGGTAGATCCTGAGATCGCCGCGCTTGGTCCCTGGTTTCACAACCTGCATTTGCCTGATGGCCGACAGACTTGCCCCGACCACTGGCTCGGCGATTTTCCGTCCTTCAAGTGGCGGGAGGTCGCCGGCTCAATTCCGGAGGACCTGAACGGTTGGCGGTGCCTCGACATCGGATGCAACGCCGGCTTCTACTCGTTCGAGATCGCCAAGCGCGGCGGCAGCGTGCTGGGCATCGATCTCGATGATCGATATCTCACGCAAGCGCGCTGGGCCGCAGAACAGTTCGGGTTGAGCGGCCGCACGCGCTTCGAACGCATGCAGGTGTACGACCTGGCCCGGCTGAACGAGCGGTTCGACCTCGTGCTCTTCATGGGCGTGCTCTACCACCTGCGCTACCCGATGCTGGGGCTCGATATCGTCTGCCAGAAGGTCGATCGGCTCATGCTGTTCCAAACGCTGACGATGCCCGGCACCGACGTGTTCGAACAGACGTGGGACCGCAACTTCCCCGAGCGACACCTCATGCAGGAAGCCGGCTGGCCAAAGATGGCCTTCTTCGAGCACGGCTTCGCCGGCGACCCGACGAACTGGTGGGCGCCGAACCATGCGGCGTGTGAAGCGATGTTGCGGTCGGCGGGCATGTGCATCGTCGGTCGGCCGGGTCACGAGTTCTACCTGTGCGAGCCTGATCCTGCTCGGCCGGCCAGCATCGCCACGTGGAATGCCGCGGAGCTGCTGTCGGCGACGGGGCGGTCGCAACGGTAG
- a CDS encoding DUF1559 domain-containing protein, whose protein sequence is MTHLTPTRRPTAFTLVELLVVIGIIALLISILLPSLNKARRAAQNLQCTSNLRQIAMAAIMHANEWKGRIPTATEHAIAFNDQDPSRRKWQYRDSGDIKDWASALLPYLGKKSSVNFQDAPDDVAKIFWCPSDPAIEDGGYRMNNITHERIKVSYGINADIAAVSNSSGEGRVGFSHTLGTYKGQPSYNGTQGQPLQTLLHRVKKSSETMLFADRGVWPQTSPSPSYDVEDNAMLVYSSHWSGGGTLRNIYEASWLTAGIPLKRHDKRINVSFVDGHAATVQIHEFGQVRVSPYDY, encoded by the coding sequence ATGACCCACCTTACTCCCACGCGTCGTCCCACGGCCTTCACCCTGGTTGAACTGCTGGTCGTCATCGGCATCATCGCCCTGCTGATCAGCATCCTGCTGCCTAGCCTGAACAAGGCGCGGCGGGCCGCACAGAACCTTCAGTGCACATCGAATCTGCGCCAGATCGCCATGGCGGCCATCATGCACGCCAATGAGTGGAAGGGACGCATTCCCACCGCGACCGAGCACGCGATCGCATTCAACGATCAAGACCCGTCGCGCCGAAAGTGGCAGTACCGCGACTCGGGCGACATCAAAGACTGGGCGAGCGCACTGCTCCCCTATCTCGGTAAGAAGTCGAGCGTGAACTTCCAGGATGCTCCCGACGATGTCGCGAAGATTTTCTGGTGCCCCAGCGATCCCGCCATCGAAGATGGCGGCTACCGGATGAACAACATCACGCACGAGCGGATCAAGGTGTCATATGGCATCAATGCCGACATCGCGGCCGTGTCCAACTCGTCTGGCGAGGGACGGGTCGGCTTCTCGCACACACTTGGCACTTATAAGGGCCAGCCGTCATATAACGGTACGCAAGGCCAGCCCCTGCAGACGCTGCTTCACCGCGTGAAGAAGTCGTCTGAGACGATGCTGTTTGCCGACCGCGGCGTTTGGCCGCAGACCAGTCCGTCTCCGTCCTATGATGTAGAGGACAATGCCATGCTGGTTTACTCCAGCCATTGGTCGGGCGGTGGCACCCTGCGGAACATCTACGAGGCGAGCTGGCTAACGGCTGGTATTCCGCTGAAGCGTCACGATAAGCGTATCAACGTGAGCTTCGTGGACGGGCATGCCGCGACCGTTCAAATCCACGAGTTCGGTCAAGTTCGTGTCTCGCCGTACGACTACTAG